GCCCCTAGAGCTGGCCTCACGGGCTGGGCTCTCCTAGGCCTGCTGGCATCTCACTCGGTGCTTtccacctcctctccccatagAGCCAGTGCCAGGAgctcccctcactctcccagCCCCTTCCTCTGCCCATGGTGGACTTCAGCCTCCGGGAATGGAAAACAAAGACAGTGAGTAaggccaggggccctgggggacAGGAGTGGCGTGGGACGGGTCCAGGAGTTCCAGCTCTTCCCTGGCCAGGAAGGGGAAGATGATCACTCAGCCCATCACAGAGGGGGCAGCAGACACAGGGAGGAgtccctgaggggagggggatatttgttcctctgctggctgctgccCATGGGCTCAACAGGGGGCACTCTTGCTCTCTAGGGATCCCCCTTGCAGGCTCCCTCGCCCCCTGCTGGTGGGGTGATGCCAGTGTCCACATTCCCATCAGGCTGCTGGGTTAGGAGACGTGGGAAGGACTGAGGCTCTCACCCCTGAGTCCCTGCCTGCGGCTAGGGGGCCCCAACCCCTGCAGCACTGGGGCCAGGCACTCAcgcccccctctcccttctctgtccctGTCAGAATGAGACAAAAAGGCAGGAAATCCTCGGTGACCTGGCGCTGCTGGTGGACGCGGTGACGGCTGTGCAGGGCCATGTGAGGCAGGAGTGTGCGGCTGCCCTCCTGGGGCAGCTCTACAAGAAAGCCAactccttcctcctgctcctgcagACCTTCAGCTGGCAGGTGAGACCCcttctgcccagccccagccttgcccctctgcccccatcagccctgcccagcccacccCCATCACAGCAGGGTGAAGAGCTCACCTTGCTCTTCTCTAAGCCCGGAGTCCCAGCTGCAGATTTCGCCCCGGACGGTGACGCTGAAGGGGATTGCTCAGGGCGGGGGAAGCTGTGTGTTTGAGTGCCCGTTCTCTGTCTTGGGACAGGTCAGTGCCTGGCAGCCGGACCGCGCCTCCCGGACAACCCTGCAGAGCCACCCCAGCGTAATCTTCCTGGTCTACCGGCAGCTCGTGCAAGGCAAGCTGCGCTTCCTGTTCCATGACCTGGCAAAGGATTTCTGCCGGGAAGGAAGCCAAAGGGTGCCAGAGCCCCCAAGCACCCCATGTCCCCAGCTGCCTCAAGGGGACAGTGAAAGCCCTGCCTCATGATGGAGGCACCCACCAGACCACAGGTGGAGACAAGTTGGGAAGGAAGCagatcctgccccctcccactctctaGCGATTGGGGGAAGAGCAGGGCAGAGAGGACCCTGCTGGAGCAGAGGAGGTCACACCCAAGGACAAGAAAAGGGGCTTCTTCAGTCCTAGAGAGGCCCCCCATTTCTGCGTTGGTTAATATCGACTCACAGCGAAGACTTGAGAGCTGAGCAAAAAGGGGCCTGGCCCCCATGAGACTGGTTGGGGCCAGAGGATGCGGTGTCAGCTCTGCACAtcccaggaaagggagaggaCGCTGCCCTCCAGGGAGGAGCTCCTGTGGGCGCACAGTGAGGCAGGACTCATTGGCATGGGGCCTCTGAATCCAACCAACACACGTGCAACACGTGCGGACTCGTCCCCGCCCCAGGGCACGTGTGAGAGAACTCACTCCCCATCCACCAGCCCTGTCTCCAGCCGACCACTGCGTAATCCAGCCCAGCACCGCGGGGTGGGGGACTCGCTGTGCCAGGGGATCAGCCGGCAGAACGCAGCTGTGGGCTAAGGCAC
Above is a window of Natator depressus isolate rNatDep1 chromosome 9, rNatDep2.hap1, whole genome shotgun sequence DNA encoding:
- the THPO gene encoding thrombopoietin, which produces MQCRDGQLSMELNRLLLLTAFLLHIKLSRTSPARLVCDNRLIQKYISEAKDMEKRVSQCQELPSLSQPLPLPMVDFSLREWKTKTNETKRQEILGDLALLVDAVTAVQGHVRQECAAALLGQLYKKANSFLLLLQTFSWQVSAWQPDRASRTTLQSHPSVIFLVYRQLVQGKLRFLFHDLAKDFCREGSQRVPEPPSTPCPQLPQGDSESPAS